The sequence GAAAGCGGAACACGCGGGTGGTGGTGCTCGATGCCGATCTCTCGGGGTCGACAAAGACCGCGAAGTTCGCCAAGGCCTTCCCGGACCGCTTCTTCAATATAGGCATCGCCGAACAGGATATGGTCGGCACTGCCGGCGGCCTCTCCCTTGCCGGCAAGATTCCTTTTGCTTCGACCTTCGCCATCTTCGAGACCGGCCGCGCCTGGGAGCAGGTCCGGCAGACCGTATGCTACTCGCATCTCAATGTAAAGCTCGTCGCGACGCATGCGGGCATCACCGTCGGCGAGGACGGTGCTTCTCACCAGGCGCTGGAGGATATCGCGCTGATGCGCGTGATCCCGGGCATAACCGTGATCGTCCCTGCCGACGGATACGAGACCGAGCAGGTCATCAACGCCGTCGCCGAGACCGATATTCCCGTCTATGTACGACTGGGGAGAGCCAAGGTCCCTGCGGTCATGCCGGCGGAGTACCGCTTCCGGGTCGGCAAGGCGTACACCTTTTCCCTGGGCCGCGACGTGACGATCATCGCGACCGGCATCATGGTAGCAAAGGCTCTCGAGGCGCAGAAAATCCTCGCACAGAAGGGCATCGACGCCGGTGTCATCAACATGTCGACCATCAAGCCCCTCGACACCGCTGCAGTGCTCGAGGCGGCGAGGACATCGAAGCTCATCATCACCGCCGAAGAGCACTCGATCATCGGCGGCCTGGGCGGCGCTGTGGCCGAGGTTATTTCGGAGCAGCATCCGCTCCCGCTCCGAAGGATCGGCACGCGGGACACCTTCGGATGCTCCGGCAGTCCGGACGAGCTGTTGAAGCTCTTCGGCCTTACCGCCGATACTATAGTTACTGCCGCGACCGACTTTTTCAAGGACCGGCAATGAGAACTGCTGAACCCGGGGGTCTGACCCCGAGCTAGGATTCCGATGCCAGGACGCAGTATTTGATGCTACTATGATCGCTTTCCAGAATGTCTCGAAATATTTCGACCACGACACCGCGCTGAGAGGACTCACCTTCACGATCGACAAGGGGGAGATGGCCTTTATCACCGGCCCCAGCGGCGCGGGGAAATCGACCCTCCTCAAGCTCATGTATCTCTCCGAATGGCCCGACGACGGCGAGATCACGATCGGCGACTTTACGCTCGGCTCGCTGCGGCCCTCCCAGATACCGCTCCTGCGGCGGGACATCGGCGTGGTCTTCCAGGACTTCAAGCTCCTCGACAACCGGACCGTCTTCGAGAATGTCGCCCTCGCGCTGCGCATACGGGGCGTCGGCGAAAAGGATATAAAGACCCGCGTTTCGGAGGCATTGAAGAAGGTGCATCTGCGCCACAAGGCGGACAGCTACCCGAAGAAGCTCTCGGGCGGCGAGCAGCAGCGGGTGGTCATCGCCCGCGCCATTGTCGCCGAACCGTTCCTGCTCCTCGCCGATGAGCCGACCGGGAACCTCGATCCGAATACCGCGCTGGACATCATCCAGCTTTTCAGGAATATCAATATCCACGGCACCACCGTCCTGATCGCGACCCATAACCGGGAACTCTACCGCCATACCGGTGCGCGCGTCTTCAGGCTCGACAGCGGGGCGATCGTGGGAGAGGAGCGGGGCTGATGACACTGGCCTACTCGTTCAAGTCCGCGCTGGCGAGCATACGGAGGGAGAAGTGGATCAATATGCTCTCGATCCTCACCGTCGCCTCGAGCCTCCTGATCGCGACCCTGACGATGTTCGCCCTCTACAATGTCGAGCTCGTCACCAGTCACCTTCCCGAGCGCTTCACCATGCTGATCCATCTCAAGGACGTGGTCTCCGCTGAAGAGGCCCAGAGCCTCGCCGCATCGCTGAAACAGCGCACCGACGTGGCGCAGGTAACGTATATCTCGAAGGAAGAGGCGCTCGCCGAGCTGAAGCATGCCTTCAAGGATACCCATTCCCTGCTGGAAGGTCTCGACGAGAACCCCCTCGCCTCCTCGATAGAGCTGAAGCTGAAGAAGGAGTTCGTCGCCCAGTCGGCCACAGCGAAGATCGCCGGGGAGATCAAGAAGCTCCCCGGCGTCGATGCCGTCTATTACGGCGAAAAGATCGCCGAAGCGATCTACCTGATCAAGAAGTCCGTCCAGAACGTGAGCGCTATCATTCTCCTCACCATTTCGGCGGGCGTCATCTTCGTTACCTACAGTACGGTGAAGATCCTCTTCTACCGCCGCAACGAGGAGATAGAGATACTCAAACTGCTCGGCGCGACAGGGAGCTTCATCCGCGCGCCCTTCCTCATCGAGGGGAGCATCATCGGCCTGTGCGGCGGCCTGCTCGGCATTGTCGGCGCCTTTCTGTTCTATTTCGCGGTCACCTACCGGCTGAGCGTCGTCATCCCCATACTCAAGACCCTGGTCTTTCCCCTCGGCATCCTCGGCGCATTGCCGTTCATCGGCATTGTTCTCGGCCTGGCCGGCTCCGCCCTGGCCATAGGGCGGCTGAGGCTGTAATAAACCAAAATGGCACGATGAAAAACGACCCGCCAAGGAAATTCAGGCTCTTCGTTCCTTTCATCGCATATCTCCTCGTTATTCATTTCTCATCTCCCGCCCTCCTCGCCGAACAGCCCCGGGATGAGTACAACCGCATCCAGAAGGACCTCCGCACCCAGAAGAAAAAGCTCGATACGGTCAGGAAGGTGGAGCAGACGGTGCTCGAGGACCTGCGCAAGACCGCGGCAGAGCTCGGCGCTATCGAGGAGCAGCTCACGACCCAGCGGCGGAAGATCGCCTCGCTGCAGTATACGATCGCCAAGCTCCAGGAAGAGATAAAGAGCGACAGCGCAGCCCTCCAGGGACATAAGGGCCGCCTGAAAAAAAGGCTCCGGACCCTCCTTGCGCTGAACATGGACACGGATGCGCTTCTGGTGCTCATCAGCGGCGAGGATATCGCCCAGACCCTGCGGACCATGCAATACCTGCGCGATATAGCGGCATATGATTATGCGCTCATCAGGAAGTACAAGGAAGAGCTGCGCATCCTGGCTGAAAAAGAGACCGGCCTGCGGCAGCTGCATGTCCAGCTGAAGGGAGAGGAGAAAAAGCTCTCCCTTCTCGAGACCTCCCTCAAGGAGAAGAAGCGGGAGCGGGAGACGCTCCTCGCCAGTGTCAGAAAGGAAAAGGGTCTCTACGAGAACATGATCAAGGAGCTCAGGGAGAGCTCCAACCGGCTGCTCCGCATCATCCAGGAGGCGGAGCGGAGGGAGCGGGAGCTGAGCAAAAAGCGGAAGACGAAGTCGAAGAGCGGTGCAAAAGAGGAAGAGCCCTTCGAAGACAGCGACTTCCTGAGGGCGAAGGGGAAGCTCCCCTGGCCGGTGGCCGGCAGCGTCATGATCAGTTACGGGTCGCAGGTCGATCCCCTCTTCAACCTGCCGGTCTTCAGAAGCGGCATCCACATAAAGACGACTGACAGCGCGACGGTGAGGGCGGTCCATGAGGGCAAGGTCGTCTTTGCCGAGGATTTCAAGGGATACGGCCGGCTCGTGATCGTGAGCCACGGCGGCGGGTACCACACGCTCTACGGGAACCTCTCGAAGATTTTTTCGAGGGATGGCGCTATAATAAAGGATAATCAAAGCATTGGAGAGGTGGGGGAGTCGACCGTCCTGGGAAGCCCCGGCCTCTACTTCGAGATACGGTACAAGGGGAAGCCTCTCGATCCCCAGCAGTGGTTGAGAAGATCGTAGCGTTATTGCGGCGCCGTACCCCGGGAGCTGCGTGCAATAATGATGATGGAGGAAAGAATGTCGTTGAGGAAGAAATGGCTCATCATTATCGTGGTGCTGCCGCTGGTGTTCGGAGCCGCGCTGCTCGGAAAGTGGACCGTAGAGACTGTCAGCGCCGAGAACAGCTATGAGGAGTTGAAGACCTTCGTCGAGGTCCTGACGACGGTGCGTAAGAACTACGTCGACGAGGTGAAGACAAAGGATCTCGTTTCGGGCGCCATCAAAGGGATGATCGCCGCGCTCGATCCCCATTCGAGCTACATGTCGCCCGAGGCGTTCAGGGAGCTCCAGGTCGAGACCAAGGGAGAGTTCGGCGGCCTCGGCATCCAGATCGGGGTAAAGGACGCGGTCCTTACGGTCATCGCTCCCATCGAGGATACGCCTGCCTACCGGGCGGGGATCAAGGCGGGCGACAAGATCGTCAAGATAGCGGGAGAGTCTACGAAGACCCTGGCGATCACCGATGCCGTGGCGAAGATGCGAGGACCGAAAGGCTCGTCAATCGTACTTTCTATCATACGGGAGGGCTGGAAGGAACCGAAGGACTTTACCCTCGTGCGGGACACCATAAAGATCAGGAGCGTCAAGGCCAGGATGCTCGACAGCGCCATCGGCTATGTGAAGCTCACCCAGTTCCAGGAGACGACCGCCGAAGACCTCGCCGCAGCCCTGAAGAGACTGAAGAAAGAGGGAATGGCCTCGTTGATTCTCGACCTCCGGAACGATCCGGGGGGGCTGCTCAACAGCGCCGTCGAGGTGACGGAGCAGTTCCTTCCCCCCAAGAAACTGGTGGTGTATATAAAAGGAAGGAACGGCGAAAAGACGGAGTATTTTACCGAAGAGGATACGACCTCGTATACCGAGATGCCGATGGTGGTCCTGATCAACCAAGGGAGCGCCAGCGCCTCCGAGATCGTCGCCGGCGCATTGAAGGACTGGAACAGGGCTATCCTCGTCGGTACGCAGACCTTCGGCAAGGGCTCGGTCCAGAGCCTCATCCCCCTCAGCGACGGCGCAGGCCTCCGCCTTACCACCGCAAAGTACTACACCCCCAAGGGGACGAGCATCCAGAGCGTCGGCATCGCGCCCGACCTCGTGGTCAAGCTCGAGGCGAAGAACGGCCAGGAGAGCCATCCGATAGTGAGAGAGCGGGACCTGGAGCGGCATCTCAAGAACGAGAGCCAGGAAGACGGCCCCGAAGAGAAAGAGACGGCGCCGGTAGAAGTGGACGAGAAGGACGACATCCAGCTCCAGCGCGCGGTCGATACGATCAAGACCTGGAAGGTCTTCGAAAAGATCCTCAAGAAAGCAGCGTAATGCGTTTATAGCGTTATAGCGTTTATAGCGTAAAGAAAGAAGACCACGGCACAATGAGCACTATAACGCTACAAACGCGATAAACGCTATAACGCGTTAACGGTATGGGTCGCGTCATATTCGATATCGAGACGGTGGGCGTCGAGTTCGACGCCCTCGATCCCTCTACCCAGGACTATCTCCTCAAGTGGGCGGAGACCGACGAGGAGCGGGAGCGGGTAAAGGAGAGCCTCTCCTTTTATCCCCTCACCGGCCAGATCATCACCATCGGCATGTTCAATCCCGATACCGACCGGGGCGCTGTCTATTTCCAGGCACCGGATGAGATGCTCCTGCCCTTCGAGGAAGAGGGGATCAGGTACGAGTGCGGGACCGAGCGGGAGCTCCTCGAGAAGTTCTGGGCCGCGGTAAAAGCGTATGACCAGTTCGTCACCTTCAACGGCAGGGTGTTCGACTGCCCGTTCATCCTCGTCCGCTCCGCCGTGCATAAGGTGCGCCCCACCCGGGACCTGATGCCGAACCGCTACAACGGGGCGCATATCGATCTCCTCGATCAGCTGACCTTCTACGGCGCCTCGAAGCGGCGGTTCAGCCTCGATATGTGGTGCAGGACCTTCGCCATCAAGAGCCCCAAGGCCGAGGGCATTACCGGGTATGAGGTGAAGGAGCTCTTCCGCGCAGGCCGCCACGCCGATATCGCCCGGTACTGCGCCGGCGACCTCCGGGCGACCAGGGAGCTCCTCCTCGTCTGGGAAAACTACCTCCGCTTCCCCCAGGACCGCATCGTCTCCCTGTAGCTCTCGGTTCTTCCACCTCTTCCTATGCTCATTGTAAAAACTCTGCATTTACGATAGAATGCAGGGAAAGACGGATTGCATCCTGTTTCAACTCCTGGGGAGGAGGTCGTTTCATTTATGCGGTTGCTGCTCGTTGAAGACGAACAGAAGGTGGCTGCCTTCATAAAAAAGGGGCTGGAGGAAGAGTTCTATGCCGTGGAGGTCGCCGAGGACGGCGCCCAGGGACTGGAGATGGCGCTCGCCTACCATTATGATCTCATCATTCTCGATCTCATGCTTCCCCGCATCGACGGCATCGAGCTCTGCAAGGCGCTCAGGAGCAAAGGCCTGACCTGCCCGATACTAATGCTCACCGCCCTCGATGCAGTGAACAAAAAGGTCGAGGGTCTCGAGAGCGGCGCCGACGACTATCTCACCAAGCCCTTCGCCTTTTCCGAGCTGCTGGCGCGGATAAAGGCCCTCTTGAGGAGAGTCTCCGACCGCACCGATGCGCTCTACCTCGAAGACCTGAGAATGGACCTCCTGTCGAGAAGGGTCTTCAGGGGAGACCGGGAGGTGGTCCTGAGCCCGAAAGAGTTCTCGATCCTCGAGTACCTGCTCAGGAACAAGGGACGCGTCCTCTCGCGGTCGCAGATCATCGAGAATGTCTGGGGCTATAACTTCGACACCAGCACGAATATCGTCGATGTGCATATCAAGTTCCTGCGCGAGAAGGTCGATAAGGAGTCGCAGAAAAAATTGATCCATACGGTGAGGGGAGCGGGGTATATCCTGAAAGAGGAAGCCGCGTGATCATCAGGAGCTTCAGGCTGCGTCTCACCCTCATCTATACCGCAGCGGTACTCTTCATGTTCTCCCTCTTCGCCGGGATCATCTATGTAAAGAACAGGAGCGACGTGCTGGACGGCGTTGACCAGGAGCTGATGAAAGAGGTCCAGACCGAGCTGCTCCCCTACGCAACACGGCATGTTGCGGGCCCCAACCGGGAGCTCATCAAATTCGACGGCGACGAGTACTACCAGATCATCAACAGCGACGGGAACATCATCATCAGCAATCTCAAGGAGCGGAATTACCACTGGCCCCTGAACGAACGGCTGATGCGCCTCGCCTTCGACGGCTCCCACCACTACGATACCGTCTTGCACCGCGGGGAGCGCTTCAGGATACTCTACCACCCGGTCGACAAGAAGTACATCCTCCGCGTCGGCCTGTCGCTCACCCACGAGGAAAATGAAGCGAACCATCTCCTGCAGCTCTACATGGTCTTCTTTCCGGCTGTCATGGTCGTCACCGCTGCCATGAGCTGGTTTCTCGCCGGACGGGCGCTCTCGCCGGTGGTCACCATCACCTCGCTGGCCGAACGGATCATAAAGGGCGCCGAGGGAGAACGGATCAACATAGGAGTGAAAGGGAGAGAGATCGACGACCTGGTGCGCCTGTTCAATACGATGCTCGAGACGCTCCAGCATAATCTGGATGCGCAGCGCCGGTTCACCTCCAATGTCTCCCATGAGCTGCGCTCGCCGCTTACGTCCCTGCGGGGGACCATCGAAGTCGCGCTCAGGAAAAAGAGGCCTCCGGAGGAATACGAGGACCTCCTGCGCAGCACCCTTGCCGATACCGTGCGGCTCTCGAGGATCATCGACAGCCTTCTCTTCCTCTCGCGTGCGGACAACAACATCCTCGAGTTCAGGAGACAGTGGCTCGATGTAAGCCAGCTCCTCTCCTCTATCGTAGACCGCTACCGGGAGCGGGCGGCGGCAGGCAACCTCTCGATCATCGAGAACTACGGCGAGCATCTCGAGATAAACGCCGACAGCGATATGCTCGAGCAGGCATTCGCGAACCTCATCGAGAACGCCCTGAAGTATACTCCCCCGGGCGGCGCCATAACGATCTCCACGGAGCGGGAGAACAGCGGGGTCAAGGTCACGGTCAGCGACACCGGCGCCGGTATTCCCGAAGCAGCGATCCCGCACATCTTCGAACGCTTTTACCGGGTCGATCGGGACCGGTCGAGAAAACAGGGAGGGACAGGGCTCGGCCTCGCCATAACGCAATGGATCGTCTCCGCGCACCGCGGTTCCATCTCGGTGAAGAGCCGCGAGGGAGAAGGCAGCGACTTCATCGTCATCCTTCCCGAAGGCGCGTAGTCCGGATAGTTATAAGTGGCGCAGGAAAGGGACAAGATGCGGTGCTGGAACGGCTTGGGCAGCCCAAGCGTAATCATGGATGATGAAGCGGGCTGACCTAGCCTCAGAGCAAGGCTCGGATGCCTTGCGAGAATGAAGTGGAAGCACTGCGTCTTGTCCCTTTCCGGGGTTGAAAGAAAGAGGGCTAAGGATTAATCAGGCGATAACCGAAGCCTCATAAAACATGCACGGGCGCTGTGCCCGGCTTCATTCCTTTATATATTCGTTCACCTTCGTGTAATCGAAGGACTCCTCGGCCAGCACCCGCTCGACAAACCTGAAGATCATGGCGCGCTGCCCTGGCTTCAGCTCGGGATAGAAGACCGGATTCGCCACAACAGCGCCCCTGAACGCATAGAACGGCGCCAGGACCGCATAGAGCTCCTCGTCTCCTGAAAGACCGGCATACTCGTCGAAGAAGAGCTGCAGCGCCTCATAGTAAGGGCCGCGCACTTCGTCGTGGTACTTTATCGAAAAAAAGATATAATTGATGGTCAGGGCAGTGACATCGTCGGCAGGATCTCCCCAGGGGCCGCGGCTCCGGTCGAGGAGGATGAAATCCCCGGCGCTGCCGCCACTCCCGGACGAATCCTCCTTGAACCATATATTGCCCGGGTGGAAATCGCCGTGGATCTGGGCAAGGCGGTAGACCTTCGGTTTGAGCCGGACCCGCCAATCGATGCAGCGCTTCTCGATAGCCGCCATCTCTTCGTAGCTCAGGGTCCCGTCGGGATAGAGATCGAAGACCCCCATCAAGCATTCGCCGTGCCCGATGGTATCCCGCAGTTTTCTCCAGTAGAGCGACCGCGAGCTCTTCCTCACCGCGTGGATCTCTGCGAGATACCTCGCCATCGCCCCGACCTTCTCCCTGTCCGAGGCATCGAGCCGCTCTTTTCCCGAGAGGGCATGCAGGTCGGCGAAATAGTCCCTCCCTTCCGCACGCTCCATCAGGAGGTAGTACTCTCTCCCGCCGCCGACCGACTTTACCGAGCCGTCCTCCAGCTCGGCGAGCACGTCGATCGCCTTCACATGGCGGGGGAGATTCCCGTATTCATCGAGATCGAGGAGGAAGACCGATGCCCGGTCCGCAGGATAGTCGTGGCCGAGCCCTTCGGCATTGAGGGTCTTCACTACATAAGAGGCGACGCCTTCCGGCATCTCGGCCTCGATAAGAAAACCCGAGCCCTGGACGCCCGAGCCGAGCTTCCTGATACTGCAACGGCGTGCATGGGGAAACTGCCGGCTGAGGTAGGAGCGCAAGGCATTCTCATTTATCATCGCAGCCTCCCTTACGTTTCTAACAAAATAAATGAGCTTGGAGTCGGGCGAGGCATAGTACATGAGCGGCATGGGCAGCCCAAGCGAAGCTAGGATGGCGGAGCTGACTGTCCCGCCTCGGAGGTCCCATCGACCGAGAATCGGGGTCCCCGAAGATCGAAGATCTTTGGGGTGGCAGTTGAGCGAATGTACTATGCCTCGCCCGACTCCCCCTCCTCATTCCGCTAGACGCTCTTATTAAAGAATACAGGAGTCGGAATTCAGAATCCAGAATAATAAGGAAGTCCTCTATCCTTATTATTCTGACTTCTGTCTTCCAGCTTCCGGATTTTTCTTTTACAGCGCTCCGAAGGTGCTTTGGTACCGCTCGCTGAACTCCTCGACGGTGTAGCGGTGCTCCTGGGTTCCGTACTGCTCGATGGCGTAGGTTGCGGCGACCGCTCCCATCTGCGCGGCAACGGGCAGGGGCCTGCTTTCGACGAGCCCCTTGAGGAGGCCTGCCCGGTAGGCGTCGCCGGCGCCGGTCGGATCGACAATGGCCCGGGGCTTGACCGTCGGTACGGCCACGTCCCCGTCTGCGGTGCTGATGAGCGATCCCTTTTCTCCGAGGGTGGTGACGATCGTCGGGGTCAGCTCGAGCAGCCCCTTCTTGTCTCTTCCCGTCATCTTCGTGATCAGCTCGAGCTCGTAGTCGTTCGAGACGAGCATGAACGATCCCGCGATCCACTCCGTGAGTGCGCCGCTCTCCCACGCGGTCAGCGACTGGCCGGGGTCGCAGACGCAGGGTATGCCCCTGCGCTTGTATTCCCGTGCGTACTCCATCATATCCGTGAGATTGCCGGGGCCGATAAGCGCAATGCTACCGCTCCCGCGAGCTCCGCCGGAATGATTGAGGACGTATCCGGAAGGAAACTTCATCGCTCCCGGGTTGAACCCGGTTATCTGGTTGTCCGCGCGGTCGGTCGTGATATACGCGCCTGCCGTGAACTCCTGGTCGATCACCTTGATCCCCTCGATCGGGAGGTTGTTCTTGTGCAGCCAGTCGAAGTAGCTGCGGTAGTCTCTCCCGATGGTGGCGAGGATGATGGGCCGCTCGCCGAGCAGGCTGAGCGAATAGGCGATGTTGCCCGCGGTGCCCCCGAACTTCTCGACCATGCCGTTGACCGTGAAGCATACGTTGAGAATATGTATCTTGTCCGGGAGTATATGGTCCGAGAACTTCCCCGGGAAGTCCATGATCCTGTCGTACGCCAGAGAGCCGGAGACATAAATAGTCATGAGCACGTCCTAAAGAGAAAGATTAAGAGTATCTAACAGATGAGCAGAGGGAGTCGGACGAATGTACTCTACCGCGCCCGACTCCAAGCTGCATTGTTCAACTTTGCTCTTTGTTCAGTTCCTCGAGGAGCTTTTCCGCAACGCTCCTGCTGAAGCCCTTTATCTGCAGGATATCGTCGACCGACGCGTTCCGTATCGCCTCGAGGCTGCCGAAGTGGCGGAGCAGCTCGAGCCTGCGCTGCTTGCCGATTCCGGCGATATGGGTAAGCGGAGAATCAAGGAGCCGCTTGTCCCTCAGCTTCCTGTGGAAGGTTATGGCGAACCGGTGGACCTCGTCGCGTATCTTTTTCAGCAGTAATGATGCCCTATTTTTATCTTCCAGGTCAACAAACTCGCCGTTCAGCAGCACCGCCCTGTCGGGGCTCTTCGCAATGCCGATGAGGTCCGCGGTCACGCCGCTCTCCTCCACTGCCTGGCGCGCTGCTTCGAGCTGCCCCTTGCCGCCGTCGATGACGATGAGGTTCGGCAGATGGTCGTCCAGCTTCGCGAGAATGCGGCGGACGATCTCCCGCATCATCGCATAATCGTCGACGCCTTCCACCTCTCTTATCTTGAGATGCCGGTACCACGGCTTTTTGAAATGGCCGTTCTCCCAGTAGACGAACGCGCCGACCGATTCGCTCCCCTGAATCGTCGAGACATCGAAGGCGCCGATCGAGGTGGGGAGGCTGCTCAGATGCAGCCGCTCCCTGAGCGTCTTGAGAAGATCGTCTCCCGAGGGCGTTCTCCGGGACTTGAAGTGGAGCTCGGCGTTCTCGCGTGCCATCCTGAGCAGATCGCGCTTCTTGCCGCGCTGGGGGACCGCAAAGGCGACGGCGCCGTCCCGCTTTTCGCCGAGCCACGCCTTCAGCGCCCCGCTGTTCTCGGGCACGGCGCTGACCAGGATGGTCTCGGGGGGCATAATATCCTTTGCATAGAAGAGCTCTATGAAGCTGTGCAGGAGCTCCGCTTCCCGCGAGCTCATCACCTTCTCGACGAAGAAGTCCTTGGCGCCGATCAGCACGCCGTTCCGGACAAAGAGAACATGAAAGGTCATATCCTCTCCGTCGCGGTACGAGCCGATGACATCGAGGTCGCCCAGCTCGGGCGCGAAGACCTTCTGCGACTCGAATGCCCGCTGGAGCATGAGGATGCTGTCGCGCACCTGCGCCGCTTCTTCATAGCGCATCTGGTCCGAGAGGAGCTGCATCTTCCGCTCGAGGTTCTTCACGAGCTCCTTCTTCTCTCCCGAGAGAAAGAGCTTCACCTCTTTTACGATATCCATATACTCGTCCTTGCTGACCAGCCCTGCGCAGGGGGCGGGGCACTTCTTCATCTGGTGCTGGATGCAGGGCCGGAGAGGCCTGTCGAGGGTATAGTTGCAGGGCCGGATCGGGAAGTTCCTCCGGATGAAGGCGATCGCCTCCCACATCGCCTGCGCCGGGATATAGGGGCCGAAGTAGACGCTGCCGTCCCGCTTGATGCCCCGCACCACCTCGATCCGCGGCCACTCCTCTTTAACGGTGAGCTTGATATAGGGGTAATTCTTGTCGTCCCTGAGGATGATATTGAAGTTCGGCTTATGCTGCTTGATCAGGCTCGCCTCGAGGATCAGGGCTTCGAGCTCGTTGTCGGTGACGATGTAGGAGAAGTCCCGTATCATCCTGACCATCGCCACTTTCCGCGGCTCGAGGTTGGCACCCTCCTGGAAGTAGCTCCTCAGACGGTTCCTCAGCACCTTGGCCTTCCCTACATACAGCACCTTTTCCTTCTGGTTCTTGAAGATATACACTCCCGGTCTCTTGGGCACGAGCGAGAGCTTTTCCAGGAGCGTTTTCCTGGAT is a genomic window of Nitrospirota bacterium containing:
- a CDS encoding transketolase family protein, which produces MGSREEQSAVNGQQSAQTFAGQAVATRDAYGAALLELGKRNTRVVVLDADLSGSTKTAKFAKAFPDRFFNIGIAEQDMVGTAGGLSLAGKIPFASTFAIFETGRAWEQVRQTVCYSHLNVKLVATHAGITVGEDGASHQALEDIALMRVIPGITVIVPADGYETEQVINAVAETDIPVYVRLGRAKVPAVMPAEYRFRVGKAYTFSLGRDVTIIATGIMVAKALEAQKILAQKGIDAGVINMSTIKPLDTAAVLEAARTSKLIITAEEHSIIGGLGGAVAEVISEQHPLPLRRIGTRDTFGCSGSPDELLKLFGLTADTIVTAATDFFKDRQ
- the ftsE gene encoding cell division ATP-binding protein FtsE — its product is MIAFQNVSKYFDHDTALRGLTFTIDKGEMAFITGPSGAGKSTLLKLMYLSEWPDDGEITIGDFTLGSLRPSQIPLLRRDIGVVFQDFKLLDNRTVFENVALALRIRGVGEKDIKTRVSEALKKVHLRHKADSYPKKLSGGEQQRVVIARAIVAEPFLLLADEPTGNLDPNTALDIIQLFRNINIHGTTVLIATHNRELYRHTGARVFRLDSGAIVGEERG
- a CDS encoding permease-like cell division protein FtsX, coding for MTLAYSFKSALASIRREKWINMLSILTVASSLLIATLTMFALYNVELVTSHLPERFTMLIHLKDVVSAEEAQSLAASLKQRTDVAQVTYISKEEALAELKHAFKDTHSLLEGLDENPLASSIELKLKKEFVAQSATAKIAGEIKKLPGVDAVYYGEKIAEAIYLIKKSVQNVSAIILLTISAGVIFVTYSTVKILFYRRNEEIEILKLLGATGSFIRAPFLIEGSIIGLCGGLLGIVGAFLFYFAVTYRLSVVIPILKTLVFPLGILGALPFIGIVLGLAGSALAIGRLRL
- a CDS encoding peptidoglycan DD-metalloendopeptidase family protein, whose product is MKNDPPRKFRLFVPFIAYLLVIHFSSPALLAEQPRDEYNRIQKDLRTQKKKLDTVRKVEQTVLEDLRKTAAELGAIEEQLTTQRRKIASLQYTIAKLQEEIKSDSAALQGHKGRLKKRLRTLLALNMDTDALLVLISGEDIAQTLRTMQYLRDIAAYDYALIRKYKEELRILAEKETGLRQLHVQLKGEEKKLSLLETSLKEKKRERETLLASVRKEKGLYENMIKELRESSNRLLRIIQEAERRERELSKKRKTKSKSGAKEEEPFEDSDFLRAKGKLPWPVAGSVMISYGSQVDPLFNLPVFRSGIHIKTTDSATVRAVHEGKVVFAEDFKGYGRLVIVSHGGGYHTLYGNLSKIFSRDGAIIKDNQSIGEVGESTVLGSPGLYFEIRYKGKPLDPQQWLRRS
- a CDS encoding S41 family peptidase, with the translated sequence MSLRKKWLIIIVVLPLVFGAALLGKWTVETVSAENSYEELKTFVEVLTTVRKNYVDEVKTKDLVSGAIKGMIAALDPHSSYMSPEAFRELQVETKGEFGGLGIQIGVKDAVLTVIAPIEDTPAYRAGIKAGDKIVKIAGESTKTLAITDAVAKMRGPKGSSIVLSIIREGWKEPKDFTLVRDTIKIRSVKARMLDSAIGYVKLTQFQETTAEDLAAALKRLKKEGMASLILDLRNDPGGLLNSAVEVTEQFLPPKKLVVYIKGRNGEKTEYFTEEDTTSYTEMPMVVLINQGSASASEIVAGALKDWNRAILVGTQTFGKGSVQSLIPLSDGAGLRLTTAKYYTPKGTSIQSVGIAPDLVVKLEAKNGQESHPIVRERDLERHLKNESQEDGPEEKETAPVEVDEKDDIQLQRAVDTIKTWKVFEKILKKAA
- a CDS encoding ribonuclease H-like domain-containing protein → MGRVIFDIETVGVEFDALDPSTQDYLLKWAETDEERERVKESLSFYPLTGQIITIGMFNPDTDRGAVYFQAPDEMLLPFEEEGIRYECGTERELLEKFWAAVKAYDQFVTFNGRVFDCPFILVRSAVHKVRPTRDLMPNRYNGAHIDLLDQLTFYGASKRRFSLDMWCRTFAIKSPKAEGITGYEVKELFRAGRHADIARYCAGDLRATRELLLVWENYLRFPQDRIVSL
- a CDS encoding response regulator transcription factor, which encodes MRLLLVEDEQKVAAFIKKGLEEEFYAVEVAEDGAQGLEMALAYHYDLIILDLMLPRIDGIELCKALRSKGLTCPILMLTALDAVNKKVEGLESGADDYLTKPFAFSELLARIKALLRRVSDRTDALYLEDLRMDLLSRRVFRGDREVVLSPKEFSILEYLLRNKGRVLSRSQIIENVWGYNFDTSTNIVDVHIKFLREKVDKESQKKLIHTVRGAGYILKEEAA
- a CDS encoding ATP-binding protein, giving the protein MIIRSFRLRLTLIYTAAVLFMFSLFAGIIYVKNRSDVLDGVDQELMKEVQTELLPYATRHVAGPNRELIKFDGDEYYQIINSDGNIIISNLKERNYHWPLNERLMRLAFDGSHHYDTVLHRGERFRILYHPVDKKYILRVGLSLTHEENEANHLLQLYMVFFPAVMVVTAAMSWFLAGRALSPVVTITSLAERIIKGAEGERINIGVKGREIDDLVRLFNTMLETLQHNLDAQRRFTSNVSHELRSPLTSLRGTIEVALRKKRPPEEYEDLLRSTLADTVRLSRIIDSLLFLSRADNNILEFRRQWLDVSQLLSSIVDRYRERAAAGNLSIIENYGEHLEINADSDMLEQAFANLIENALKYTPPGGAITISTERENSGVKVTVSDTGAGIPEAAIPHIFERFYRVDRDRSRKQGGTGLGLAITQWIVSAHRGSISVKSREGEGSDFIVILPEGA
- a CDS encoding phosphotransferase; the encoded protein is MINENALRSYLSRQFPHARRCSIRKLGSGVQGSGFLIEAEMPEGVASYVVKTLNAEGLGHDYPADRASVFLLDLDEYGNLPRHVKAIDVLAELEDGSVKSVGGGREYYLLMERAEGRDYFADLHALSGKERLDASDREKVGAMARYLAEIHAVRKSSRSLYWRKLRDTIGHGECLMGVFDLYPDGTLSYEEMAAIEKRCIDWRVRLKPKVYRLAQIHGDFHPGNIWFKEDSSGSGGSAGDFILLDRSRGPWGDPADDVTALTINYIFFSIKYHDEVRGPYYEALQLFFDEYAGLSGDEELYAVLAPFYAFRGAVVANPVFYPELKPGQRAMIFRFVERVLAEESFDYTKVNEYIKE